The stretch of DNA GACTGAAAGCTTTTTCAGATTGGCTTGTTCAAGTGATGGTGTCCGGCAATTTGGAAGTCATCTTCCCTGCTGCTACTCGTGAATATGCACCATTCATAGGGGAGCTGTGGAATGATGTGGCTTTTCAGGCCACGTATAACCGGAGACATGAACTAGAAATGCTGCCTCGAATTGCTACTTATTTCCTAGAACGGGTAAGCCTGCTTGTTCAATAGTAATATCCAATGTTCCAACTTCCAGTTTCCCTTTCGACTTTTTGCGTTAAGGTTTCTTTGTAACTCTAATAGTTTAAAATAACCTTCTTCGCAGGCTGTTGAGATCTCAAGGATGGACTATGAGCCATCCGACATGGATATTTTGTATGCTGAGGGAATTACATCATCGAATGGACTCTCTTGCACAGAATTCTCTTTTCCCTCCATAGAACGAGAAGTTTCTATCGATGGTTATCAGCATGATCCATCATCAAGGTTAGTTTTATTCAACCCCGAGGAACTGATCGGTGCATTATTACAATTTCAACATCATATTTATCTTGTTTAGCTTTTCTTGCTTTGAATCAGCAGCTACCAGCTTATTAGATTGCATCCCAGTAGCCTTGGGGAGAACTGTAAGTGGGTGGAAATGTTTGAAGATGTCGACATTGTCCTGTTTTGTGTCTCATTGACCGACTACGATGAGTTTTCACTAGACAGTAATGGGGTTCTCACAAACAAAATGATGGCAAGCAAGCAACTTTTTGAAACCGTAATCACCCATCCAACCTTCGAGAAAAAGAATTTCCTTCTAATACTCAACAAAGCTGACCTGCTCGAGGAAAAGATCGAGCAGGTTCCTCTAACTCGATGTGAATGGTTCAATGACTTCAATCCAGTTATCAGTCATAATTACTATAACAACCACAGCAATAATAGAAATAATCACACTTCACTCTCGTTCAGTGCCTTCCATTACATCGCGGTGAAGTTCAAGAGATTGTTCAACTCTCTTACTGACCGTAAGTTGTTCGTTTCAATGGTTACCGGCTTGGAGCCTGATTCTGTTGATGAAGCTTTAAGATACTGCAGGCACATTCTTAAATGGAACGAAACCGAGAATAGCTTAGTTAACAATGAGTTGTCGTCTACGGATATTGAGGCAAGCTCAACCTCATgaatcattctttttttttttttttggtctttaAACTGTAAAATTGTAGAACCCCATTGAAATTAGATGTAGGAAAAAAACTGATTCTTTGCATAGAACTCAATTGTGAAGCAATATATGATTTGTTCTTCTAATGAATCTTATATGTATTCCACTAAAATAAATTGTGAGCAAAGCTATATGCTGCTTGCACCAGTTACCTATAGAGCATGGAACGTAACTTTGGTGTAATAGTAACCTGTAATGGTGTAGCTTTAGGAACAGTCATTCCAGGGCTTTCACTCATGTCAACGGCTTTATCTGAGACCGTTCCCCATTTGAATCCGTGAAGCAGTCGAGCCAAAGTTAAGTGCTGGAAATGAAGCGCGAAAGTGATACCAGGACAAATCCTTCTACCAGCACCAAATGGTATAAGCACAAAATTTTGACCCCTTACATCTATGTTAGCATGGTCACTGAGGAATCTCTCAGGGAGAAAATCTAACGGTTTATGCCAAATTCTGGGGTCACGCTGCAGCTTCCACAGGTTAACCAACAGTCGAGTGCCTGCTGGAATGTGGAAACCAGCTACTGTGCAGTCCTCCATAGCTTCTCTCGGTACCAATATGGGCGTTGCTGGGTATAACCGCAATGTTTCCTTGATAATGGCTTGGAGGTATACCAAGTTAGCTATGTCCGATTCTTCCACTTGCTGTTGATTTCCGACATGGATATCGAGTTCTTCTTGAGCCTTCTTTAGCACATGACGGTTATTCAATAGCAGGGAGATCGCCCATGTAAGTGTGACCACGTTTGTATCGACGCCACCAAGGACAAGACTCTGAAATCACCATTTCAATCAAAGATGATGCTATAAGTTACATTACATGATTCTACTTAACAGTAAAACATACCAGGCAAGTAGCTTTAATGGTAACATCAGCCTCTTGTGTTGGAACATTATTTTCATCCATGATAGATAACATGACATCAACAAAATCTTGGTTCCCTTCGATGCCTTTATTGAGCCTCCTTTCACGATGCTCGTTTACCCAATTTCCGAGTACAAAATCCAACTCCTTTGCTGTCCTCTTTATTTTGCCTATGGTCCCTATCACAACATCAAGACAACCGAGAAAAGGAATCGCATCCGAGACCAAGAACAACCCTGTAAGATAAAAGAAATCACCCAAGGCCTTTTGCCATCGCCTTGATTCCTCGCTACAACTTTCTTTGATACCGCAATATCTTTTCCCAGCAATCATCCGAACTATAATATTGGTTGCTAAGTCACCAATTC from Gossypium hirsutum isolate 1008001.06 chromosome D04, Gossypium_hirsutum_v2.1, whole genome shotgun sequence encodes:
- the LOC107898700 gene encoding xanthotoxin 5-hydroxylase CYP82C4 codes for the protein MLGISCKQGLPLFRSNYCGSCKLVHYTMELSEQFQEQLLLALPFTIIITILGIIILVNGNKQQQRRPPEPVGALPFIGHLHLLGKSQLLHRKFADMADEHGPAFVIRLGVHRALVVSNWEIAKECFTTNDKVFPTRPKSLAVKYMGYDHKMLGFAPYGPYWRSMRKLATVELLSSRRLELLKHVHDTEISSFIKELYEQSVKNGGSAVLEMKERIGDLATNIIVRMIAGKRYCGIKESCSEESRRWQKALGDFFYLTGLFLVSDAIPFLGCLDVVIGTIGKIKRTAKELDFVLGNWVNEHRERRLNKGIEGNQDFVDVMLSIMDENNVPTQEADVTIKATCLSLVLGGVDTNVVTLTWAISLLLNNRHVLKKAQEELDIHVGNQQQVEESDIANLVYLQAIIKETLRLYPATPILVPREAMEDCTVAGFHIPAGTRLLVNLWKLQRDPRIWHKPLDFLPERFLSDHANIDVRGQNFVLIPFGAGRRICPGITFALHFQHLTLARLLHGFKWGTVSDKAVDMSESPGMTVPKATPLQVTITPKLRSMLYR